In the Arthrobacter sp. CDRTa11 genome, CTATCCTTAGATGTACATAGTTTTCAGATACTGCCGGACCTCCTGGACATGCTGCCACTCCCGCGGCCACATGCCGTGGCTCCCATTCCGCCACCGTCGGCGGGGCGGGAACCTCCACGGCATGCCGGTCGTTATCGGAGCAGAAGTACTGGCTGGGACCAGCCGGACGTTGGCCTACTTAAGGAGGTCGTGATGCCCCTCTCGGAGCACGAACAGAAGCTGCTTGAGCAGTTGGAGAAGCAACTGCACGAGGACGATCCAAAGTTCGCTAATTCCATGGGTTCGGATCCGGGCCGTTCGTGGTCCACCCGGCACGTGGTGATTGGAGTCCTTGGCGCGTTGGCGGGCATCTTCCTTCTGCTGGTCGGCGTCACGATCCAGAACATATTTGTTGGCGTGCTGGGGTTCATCGTTATGGGCGGCGGGGTCTACTTCGCCACGATGCGCAGCTCCGGAGGCGGCAAGCAACGCTCCGGCAGCCCAGGGAAGCCCGGCAAGTCAAGAAGTTCGTTCATGAGCAGCCTGGAAGAGCGCTGGGATGAAAGGCGCCGCGGAGAATCCTGACGGAGAGCCCTGAAGCTGGCCGGTTTGGGCCACAGCCCTCCACTTTCCTCCCCGTTTCACTCCAGCCGGTCCACGGACCGCAGCAGAAGACCCGCCACGGCGGGTCTTCTGCTTTTAATGCCACGGAAGAGGTCCTTTGCCCGGAACGGACGGGCTGCGGGCCTTAGCAGCCTCCTGCCCCGTCACCGGAGGCTGTGACGGGGGACGAGGACCGCCGTCGGCCCGCCCGGACGCCCGCCGATTGCCTCCACTGCACACCACCCCAGGCTTCCGCGGATTTTTGCGTCCGTATTCCTCCAAATGGGGGACAAATGGGGGATTCTGCGTTGACTGTGGGGGAAAGTGGAGTAATGTGGAGGACATAAGAGGGTAGTTGCAACACAGGGGATGTGCAGTTCCTGACGGCAGACGGGCGGTGGGCCAGTGTTTTTGGGCACCCACTCACC is a window encoding:
- a CDS encoding DUF3040 domain-containing protein — protein: MPLSEHEQKLLEQLEKQLHEDDPKFANSMGSDPGRSWSTRHVVIGVLGALAGIFLLLVGVTIQNIFVGVLGFIVMGGGVYFATMRSSGGGKQRSGSPGKPGKSRSSFMSSLEERWDERRRGES